The Blastocatellia bacterium nucleotide sequence GGGCGCCTCCGAAGACAACGCTTCTGACAACACGGATGAAACCTCATCCGGCTGCTCCAGCCGCCAAGCTCGCAGGCCGAAGCTCTCAGCCAATCGCAGGAAATCAGGATTGCCGTGCAGCGTGCCATAGAGTCGGCCATGAAAGTGCACCTGTTGACGAAACGCTAGCACACGATACGCATTATCGTTGATGATGATCACCGTCACGCCGATTTTCTCTCGCGCCGCCGTTTCCAGGTCTTGCACCGTCATCATGAAGTCGCCGTCGCCTAAGATGGCGACAACCTTTTTCTCTGGATGCACCAGCTTGGCGGCCAGCGCAGCCGGAAAACCAAATCCCATCGCGCCAAAGTTGACAGCCGACAAATACGTTCTGGGTCGTCGCGCCGGCGTGAACGCCATCGGATAGAGCAAGTGCATGCCCGCCCCAACTGTCACAATGTCATCTTCGCTGAGCAATTGACTCAACTGGTGGCAGACACGAGCCGGTGGGACCGGCGTTCGATCAACATTCCGGCCACTGCTCAACAGGTTCTCCCACATGCTACGAACAGGAGCCAGCTCGGCAATCCAGGCCGCGCGGTCCGACGCCGGCATGGCTTGCAACTGGCGCGTTAACTCCACAAGAAAATCGCGCGCATCAGCGTAGATTGCTCGCAGCGGCACTTTCTTTCGATCGTTATCAGTGTCCAGATTCACCACCACAACCTCACCACTGACTGGCCATGTGTATTCGTAGGTCGTCATGTCCGAAAGCGTACAGCCGATCCCCAAAACAAAATCGGCGCGCTTCAGCGCCTCATCCGCCATCGGCGTGCCGCCAGCATAACCGGCGCGTCCAAGCGACAGCGGATGCAACTCCGATAGCGTGCCGCGCCCATTGCCTGTCGTGGCCACAGGAATTTGCCACGTCTCGGCCAGTTGACGAAGCAGGTCTTCTGAATGTGTATAAGCGACGCCAGCCCCTGACAAAATCACCGGACGCGCGCTCTGCAATAATCGTTCGGCAATCGCACGCACCTGCTGGGCATCAACCGGCGGCGGTGGGTCAACCGTCAGATCAAGCTCCTCCCACCGAATCTGATCGCGATCATTCCAGATGTCTTCCGGCACTTCGATCAGCACCGGCCCGCCAGGCCCTGACATCGCCGCTTTGTATGCCTGCGAGAAGATCAGCGGAATTTGGTAGGTCGCCTCCACGCGATAAGTGCCGCGACACAGCGGTCGAAAGACTCTCACGTGATCCATCTCCAACATCCCGTCACACCCTTGCAGTTTGCGTTTGATCGAACCGGCAATCGCGATGACGGGCGAACAATCCTTGGCGGCATTAGCCAGGCTGATCATCGCATTTAACGCGCCAGGCCCCGAATGTAAAGCGACAACGCCGGGCCGCCGCGTCAATCGGCCTTCCGCATCAGCCATGCTAGCCGCCACCTGTTCATGCCGACAGGAAATATACCGAATCTGATCGCGTGCATCGTACAGTCCATCCACGAACCCAA carries:
- a CDS encoding thiamine pyrophosphate-binding protein, producing the protein MTTMRGAEALVQCLKAIGTKRVYGVIGTSIVGFVDGLYDARDQIRYISCRHEQVAASMADAEGRLTRRPGVVALHSGPGALNAMISLANAAKDCSPVIAIAGSIKRKLQGCDGMLEMDHVRVFRPLCRGTYRVEATYQIPLIFSQAYKAAMSGPGGPVLIEVPEDIWNDRDQIRWEELDLTVDPPPPVDAQQVRAIAERLLQSARPVILSGAGVAYTHSEDLLRQLAETWQIPVATTGNGRGTLSELHPLSLGRAGYAGGTPMADEALKRADFVLGIGCTLSDMTTYEYTWPVSGEVVVVNLDTDNDRKKVPLRAIYADARDFLVELTRQLQAMPASDRAAWIAELAPVRSMWENLLSSGRNVDRTPVPPARVCHQLSQLLSEDDIVTVGAGMHLLYPMAFTPARRPRTYLSAVNFGAMGFGFPAALAAKLVHPEKKVVAILGDGDFMMTVQDLETAAREKIGVTVIIINDNAYRVLAFRQQVHFHGRLYGTLHGNPDFLRLAESFGLRAWRLEQPDEVSSVLSEALSSEAPTLIEVMTDPQDIPPTNLEAVMGMQ